In Paenibacillus sp. J23TS9, a single genomic region encodes these proteins:
- a CDS encoding extracellular solute-binding protein: MGKMRKLWMPLVAMMLFMSACSSNSGSSSTATDADSTKTSETKTETVSEADQAFKNGKYDPPIEISTVIMPRDYTKGETKENNVHDRWMLETLGIKHKDTWYPAGSDQYKQQLQLALTSGEKLPDFVMVPTDAVLTNQLIDSGQFMPIDDLFKKYANKVWQDHAEKNPELWYPFTKDGKKWNLPIMEYTDNDDTVLWLREDWMEKLKLEAPKTIADLENIMDKFKNQNPDGLTPKQVYPLAISLKSNTNTWMGGLDWLFGAYGSVEEQWNKDASGNLEYGSVNPGAKQALAKLQEWMEKGYIHPDSALWDEGKSAELWTKGDAGVLPGANWVPDWPAPDLLKNVPGSKYKAYPVPAGPDGLIGTKWQNSGVNSSFMINKDAKHPEAIILYYNYLLDNLADPAVGSPYEYGFAKGYDWDEVDGQPTSDKDKIKDFFDKFPFITGPARIPNLYMNTLVKLADGAKPETPYEKQQAQFRKPENWYAAKVVMSQIDVRKQNYFTGAATPTMISKWNLLRQSELETFNKIIYGKLPVSAFDDFVASWKANGGDQVTKEVNEWFKSVSK, encoded by the coding sequence ATGGGGAAAATGAGGAAGCTATGGATGCCGCTTGTTGCAATGATGCTGTTTATGTCAGCATGCAGCAGCAATTCAGGCAGCAGCAGTACTGCCACCGATGCGGATTCCACTAAAACTTCAGAAACAAAAACGGAAACGGTGTCCGAAGCAGATCAAGCTTTCAAAAACGGCAAATATGATCCGCCGATCGAAATCAGCACGGTCATTATGCCGAGGGATTATACGAAAGGCGAAACGAAAGAGAACAACGTGCATGATCGATGGATGCTTGAGACGCTAGGCATCAAACACAAGGATACATGGTATCCGGCAGGCAGTGACCAGTATAAGCAGCAGCTTCAACTCGCGCTGACATCCGGTGAAAAGCTGCCCGATTTCGTTATGGTCCCAACGGATGCGGTGCTGACCAATCAATTAATTGATTCCGGCCAGTTCATGCCGATCGATGACTTATTTAAGAAGTACGCGAACAAAGTGTGGCAAGACCATGCGGAGAAGAATCCTGAACTATGGTATCCGTTTACAAAGGACGGAAAAAAGTGGAATCTTCCGATTATGGAATATACCGACAATGACGACACGGTTTTATGGCTTCGGGAAGATTGGATGGAAAAGCTGAAGCTTGAAGCACCAAAAACGATTGCCGATCTCGAAAACATTATGGATAAATTCAAAAATCAGAATCCGGACGGACTGACTCCGAAACAAGTTTATCCGCTCGCAATTTCCCTGAAGAGTAATACCAATACATGGATGGGCGGACTGGATTGGCTGTTTGGGGCCTATGGATCTGTAGAAGAGCAGTGGAACAAGGATGCCAGCGGCAACCTTGAATACGGATCTGTAAATCCTGGCGCCAAACAGGCACTGGCCAAGCTCCAAGAATGGATGGAGAAGGGCTATATCCATCCGGATTCCGCGCTGTGGGATGAAGGGAAATCGGCTGAGCTCTGGACTAAAGGAGATGCTGGCGTTCTGCCAGGCGCCAACTGGGTTCCGGACTGGCCAGCTCCCGATCTGCTCAAAAATGTACCTGGATCGAAATATAAGGCGTATCCGGTTCCGGCAGGTCCAGATGGTCTGATCGGTACGAAATGGCAGAACTCAGGCGTGAACAGCAGCTTCATGATCAACAAGGATGCCAAACATCCGGAAGCCATTATACTGTATTACAACTATCTGCTTGATAACCTGGCGGATCCTGCTGTGGGCAGCCCGTACGAATATGGTTTTGCCAAAGGCTATGATTGGGATGAGGTTGACGGACAACCGACAAGCGACAAAGATAAGATTAAAGATTTCTTTGATAAGTTTCCATTCATTACAGGGCCGGCTCGTATTCCGAATCTGTATATGAATACACTTGTTAAACTGGCTGACGGCGCGAAGCCGGAAACGCCATATGAGAAGCAGCAGGCCCAATTCCGTAAACCGGAAAACTGGTATGCAGCCAAAGTGGTGATGTCACAGATTGATGTCCGCAAGCAGAACTACTTTACAGGTGCAGCTACACCAACCATGATTTCGAAGTGGAACCTGCTCCGTCAGTCCGAGCTTGAAACCTTCAACAAAATTATATACGGCAAATTGCCGGTAAGCGCATTTGACGATTTCGTCGCAAGCTGGAAGGCGAATGGCGGCGATCAAGTAACGAAGGAAGTTAACGAATGGTTTAAGTCCGTTTCCAAATAA
- a CDS encoding ribonuclease domain-containing protein, translated as MKYVLFVLLSSLLLLVGCGLNEEQSQPEGLTTFEGVASYIKAHQQLPDNFITKAEAKKLGWDPQGGNLQDVAPGKSIGGDVFQNREKKLPYKKGRIWYEADIHYTSGHRGKDRILFSNDGLIYKTEDHYETFEPIK; from the coding sequence ATGAAGTATGTACTGTTTGTATTGTTAAGTAGTTTATTGCTTTTGGTCGGCTGTGGATTAAATGAGGAACAGTCACAACCAGAAGGCTTAACCACGTTTGAGGGTGTCGCAAGCTACATCAAGGCCCACCAACAATTGCCGGATAATTTTATTACGAAAGCCGAAGCGAAAAAGCTCGGCTGGGATCCACAGGGTGGAAACCTGCAAGATGTTGCGCCTGGAAAAAGCATCGGTGGCGATGTCTTCCAAAATCGCGAAAAAAAATTGCCCTACAAAAAGGGGAGGATATGGTACGAAGCCGATATTCATTACACATCCGGCCATCGGGGAAAAGACCGGATTCTTTTTTCCAATGATGGCTTAATATACAAAACGGAAGACCACTACGAGACGTTTGAACCAATAAAGTGA
- a CDS encoding carbohydrate ABC transporter permease encodes MQPAISKEPIRQVKTKSRFSLGTTFMYIILTAWALTTIYPLFWIVNNSFKVSRDVMNKSFSLAVDPVMINYTTAFDRINIGRSYINSLIMSGGTVLFVLLFGGLAAYVLSRFTFKGKRFFFSLLYATLLVPAFATVVPVYEFLIKTSLVNTYWGLILPQTAGNLTFATLVIAGYMATIAKELEEAAFMDGCNRWQMFTKIFVPVSRPAFASVSIFVFLWSYNDLFSALIFVNKETVRPIVALLSEISSQYGTDFGLMATAVALTVMPILLIYLFISKFIEKGLTEGAVKG; translated from the coding sequence ATGCAACCAGCGATTAGCAAAGAGCCAATCCGGCAAGTGAAAACAAAGAGCCGTTTTAGTTTAGGAACGACCTTTATGTATATTATATTGACTGCGTGGGCTTTAACGACCATCTATCCACTATTCTGGATTGTAAACAACTCGTTTAAGGTATCACGGGACGTGATGAACAAATCATTTTCATTAGCTGTAGACCCTGTAATGATCAACTATACAACAGCATTTGATCGTATAAACATAGGAAGAAGTTATATCAATAGCTTGATCATGTCAGGAGGAACGGTATTATTCGTCCTGTTGTTTGGCGGATTAGCTGCATACGTGCTGTCCAGATTTACCTTTAAAGGCAAAAGGTTTTTCTTCTCGCTCCTGTATGCGACGCTGCTTGTACCCGCATTCGCTACGGTTGTCCCTGTTTACGAATTTCTCATTAAGACAAGTTTGGTGAATACGTACTGGGGTTTGATCTTGCCGCAAACTGCGGGTAATTTGACCTTTGCGACATTAGTAATTGCCGGGTATATGGCGACCATCGCCAAAGAACTGGAAGAAGCGGCATTTATGGATGGATGCAACCGGTGGCAGATGTTTACGAAAATTTTCGTTCCCGTATCCAGGCCGGCGTTTGCATCGGTAAGTATCTTCGTATTCCTCTGGTCGTATAATGATTTGTTCTCTGCTTTGATTTTTGTGAATAAAGAGACGGTTCGTCCTATTGTGGCGCTTCTTAGTGAAATCAGCTCGCAGTACGGTACGGATTTCGGACTTATGGCAACAGCGGTTGCACTCACCGTCATGCCGATTTTGCTTATCTATCTGTTTATCTCCAAATTTATTGAAAAAGGGTTAACAGAGGGTGCCGTTAAAGGCTAA
- a CDS encoding response regulator codes for MQMIIVDDEAHWVDNLSATKPWHTLGIEQVHKAYSAQEALQILETHPIDLIISDVIMPEMTGIELIGKIRERDNKIKCIILSGHSDFEYTKEALRHHAVDYLLKPPTDNELLGAVKTAIDQMKAEWENVSSYERTEFTLRENFPLLRGQLLLNGLRGEPLTSEEWIRKLENYHLPFRLGECALLLVRMEDEFGKYRNNGLHLMEYAIINMAEEILGEFANVWGVKEEHGYLAFLLQFREEDPSTVKETQLERLAMQLQAKVKQFLDGSLSIVMTEFFQFPDLLSDRYSHALAYFRQIVGEEREFVIRAGDLDQRVSQGPLDVIHAPPGLKNLLEAGRWDTAEEKLNAIFTELDEKWYDSWEHCLEAGYMIAASFAHFAHRNGHTLAGLLGEDINLLQNSEAFASISKLRSWSLGCLHKLRDGTSNEVKDMRSLYVKKIQAYIEAYLHLDVSLRALADHVNLHPTHLSKLYKIETGEGVSDYVFRLRMETACDMLKKTEKRVYEISSEIGYLDPAYFIKVFKRQFGVTPQEYREGK; via the coding sequence ATGCAAATGATCATTGTTGATGATGAAGCACATTGGGTGGATAACTTATCTGCAACGAAGCCGTGGCACACGCTTGGTATCGAGCAAGTTCATAAAGCATATTCCGCACAGGAAGCGCTGCAAATTTTAGAAACGCATCCGATTGATCTGATCATCTCTGATGTCATTATGCCGGAAATGACGGGAATTGAACTGATTGGAAAAATTCGTGAACGAGACAATAAAATAAAATGCATTATCCTGTCCGGGCATTCCGACTTTGAATATACCAAGGAAGCACTCCGGCATCATGCGGTCGATTACTTGTTGAAACCGCCGACCGACAATGAATTGCTGGGAGCAGTCAAGACAGCGATAGATCAGATGAAAGCTGAATGGGAAAATGTCAGTTCTTATGAGCGGACTGAATTTACACTTCGGGAAAATTTCCCGCTTTTGCGCGGCCAACTGCTCCTGAACGGGCTGCGCGGTGAGCCGTTGACGAGTGAGGAATGGATACGGAAGCTTGAAAACTATCATTTGCCTTTCCGTCTCGGGGAATGCGCACTTCTGCTTGTTCGCATGGAGGACGAATTCGGGAAGTACCGCAATAACGGACTGCATTTGATGGAATACGCAATCATTAACATGGCGGAGGAAATACTCGGGGAATTTGCAAACGTTTGGGGGGTTAAGGAGGAACATGGATATCTGGCGTTTCTGCTTCAGTTCCGAGAGGAGGATCCCTCCACCGTCAAAGAGACCCAGCTTGAGAGATTAGCAATGCAGCTGCAAGCGAAAGTGAAGCAGTTTCTGGACGGATCTCTTTCGATCGTTATGACGGAATTTTTTCAATTTCCGGATCTGCTTTCGGATCGTTATAGTCATGCATTGGCTTATTTCCGGCAGATTGTCGGAGAAGAACGTGAATTTGTCATTCGGGCTGGGGATCTGGATCAGCGGGTATCTCAGGGACCTCTTGATGTTATTCATGCTCCGCCCGGACTCAAAAACCTGCTTGAGGCGGGACGCTGGGATACGGCGGAAGAGAAGCTGAATGCGATCTTCACCGAGCTGGATGAGAAGTGGTATGACTCTTGGGAGCATTGTTTGGAAGCGGGGTATATGATCGCAGCCTCCTTCGCCCATTTTGCCCATCGCAATGGACACACGCTTGCCGGTTTACTGGGAGAGGATATTAACCTGCTTCAGAACTCTGAAGCTTTTGCCTCCATCAGCAAGCTGCGGAGCTGGTCACTCGGATGTCTGCATAAGCTGAGAGATGGCACATCTAACGAAGTGAAAGATATGAGATCTTTATATGTCAAAAAAATTCAAGCCTATATCGAGGCATATTTACATCTTGATGTTTCGCTTCGCGCTTTGGCTGATCATGTCAATTTGCATCCCACGCATCTATCCAAGCTGTATAAGATTGAAACAGGCGAAGGAGTCAGTGATTATGTATTCCGCCTACGGATGGAGACAGCCTGCGATATGCTGAAGAAGACAGAGAAAAGAGTGTACGAAATCAGCTCGGAGATCGGTTATTTGGATCCGGCGTATTTCATCAAGGTATTCAAGCGGCAGTTCGGGGTTACCCCGCAAGAATACCGGGAAGGAAAATAA
- a CDS encoding carbohydrate ABC transporter permease, translating into MKGDRKYIWIFLLPMAAFLSIFLYYPFFKSLYLSFYRTKGFYDKKFIGWDNYDRLISDKLLGAATLHTLEIMLYVIIFQVGIALVLAVMVDNISKFKSFYRAVFFFPVVISGTAISLLFILFYNFNFGLLNNLLTSMGLEKVLWLSESNALKAVAVPTVWHYVGFYFVLFVTAMSKIPEDYYDAAKLEGITGFKKMTRLTIPLILSDIKVVITLAITGTMKVFDFVWVVTRGQNGTEVLGTYMYKKAMVDQNFGYGSTIAIYMVVFGVVLALLANRLLKSEEITY; encoded by the coding sequence ATGAAGGGCGATCGAAAGTATATCTGGATATTTTTGCTCCCTATGGCTGCATTTTTGTCGATCTTTTTATATTATCCTTTCTTCAAAAGCTTGTATCTCAGCTTTTACCGGACAAAAGGATTCTACGATAAAAAGTTTATCGGATGGGATAACTACGACCGTTTAATATCGGATAAGCTGCTTGGCGCAGCAACACTGCATACTTTAGAAATTATGCTCTACGTTATCATTTTCCAGGTAGGCATTGCTTTGGTACTCGCAGTAATGGTAGATAACATCAGTAAATTCAAGAGTTTTTACCGTGCGGTATTTTTCTTCCCCGTGGTCATCTCGGGCACAGCGATTTCGCTATTGTTCATTCTATTTTATAACTTCAATTTCGGACTTCTGAATAATTTGTTGACAAGCATGGGGCTGGAGAAAGTACTTTGGCTCAGTGAAAGCAATGCATTGAAGGCGGTTGCTGTTCCGACGGTATGGCATTATGTTGGTTTTTATTTTGTGTTATTTGTAACGGCTATGTCGAAGATCCCAGAGGATTATTATGATGCGGCCAAGCTTGAAGGAATAACAGGGTTCAAGAAAATGACGAGGCTCACGATTCCTCTGATTCTGAGTGATATTAAAGTTGTCATCACCCTTGCGATCACCGGTACCATGAAAGTATTTGATTTCGTGTGGGTTGTGACCAGAGGTCAAAACGGTACAGAAGTACTCGGAACGTATATGTACAAAAAAGCGATGGTTGATCAAAACTTCGGCTATGGCTCAACGATTGCGATTTATATGGTGGTTTTCGGGGTTGTTCTGGCTTTGCTTGCCAACCGTTTGTTAAAAAGCGAAGAAATCACATATTAA
- a CDS encoding barstar family protein — MRDIIFDGGKVDNIDQLHAVLKEALQLPDFYGNNLDALWDCLTGWVEMPLMIHWLHFQESEEKLGEYSQLLLQLFRDAEEEIEGFHLQLEL, encoded by the coding sequence TTGCGCGATATCATATTCGATGGTGGAAAAGTGGATAACATAGATCAACTGCATGCCGTCTTAAAGGAAGCTCTGCAGCTGCCCGACTTTTATGGCAACAATTTAGACGCCTTATGGGATTGTCTGACAGGGTGGGTTGAAATGCCGCTTATGATTCATTGGCTGCATTTTCAGGAAAGTGAAGAGAAGCTTGGTGAATACAGTCAGCTTTTACTGCAGCTTTTTCGTGATGCAGAAGAAGAAATCGAAGGCTTTCACTTACAGCTCGAATTATAA
- a CDS encoding sensor histidine kinase, which yields MKLGHGISIFRKRIGAKFSLSKKMNILILMLFIPMIAMFAYSNSIAFNVIDKELKASNIKQLSFLSSQIDSRINQTMDFVLTFSKDPNVRKFNGLNIWDDRYDRMQTRYVIQEKMMLQSGITNIWPVKFTVYSQLNQETITNASTMADYDEEYLRRNMTGKWNYGDGKSLSSGGKPAFHWFYTDSIGQQVSLNGSNLVVQATFEHENIQNMLDTYKAGGQGNPIFYHKGEAPILNRTASEQLTNELVRYLQKNKLEDTSQQVITLNNKSYLISTVKSLYLDWYLVDIVPLDQILGPISFSRNLFYLTMVLLFVVGISASILLYRNVQRPIRKLIRGLQSVQKGDFSVRIDSNVNNEFSFLFYRFNDMSSQIQHLIENVLYEQLRTREATLKQLQAQINPHFLYNCIGYMINMAQLKDEEAVVSMGYNLSAYYRYITRMERPLALLSDEVQLIINYLDIQKLRNGRIHYHIDIPEEMLKQEVPRLMLQPIVENAVIHGVGKTYSSGEIRIKGELSDGFCRLYVDDDGPGMTEEQLDTLNRKMRGPIQEDMGYGFWNTNQRIIHQFGERSSMTFRKSDLGGFRTEIVWVTASVEVHHEPNIQKGDQHTCK from the coding sequence ATGAAGCTAGGACATGGTATTAGCATATTTAGAAAAAGAATAGGTGCGAAGTTCAGCTTGTCCAAGAAAATGAACATTTTGATCCTGATGTTGTTCATTCCGATGATCGCCATGTTTGCTTACTCGAACAGCATTGCGTTTAACGTGATCGATAAAGAACTGAAAGCATCGAATATCAAGCAGCTTTCGTTTCTATCCAGCCAGATCGACTCCCGGATCAATCAAACCATGGATTTCGTGCTCACGTTCTCCAAGGATCCGAATGTGCGCAAATTCAATGGCCTAAACATATGGGATGACCGCTATGACCGGATGCAGACGAGATATGTCATACAGGAAAAAATGATGCTGCAGTCGGGGATTACGAACATCTGGCCAGTGAAATTCACCGTCTACTCACAGCTGAATCAAGAGACGATAACGAATGCAAGTACGATGGCGGATTATGATGAGGAATACCTGCGAAGAAACATGACTGGGAAATGGAATTACGGTGATGGGAAAAGTCTTTCTAGCGGAGGAAAGCCGGCGTTTCATTGGTTTTATACGGATTCGATTGGGCAGCAGGTCTCATTGAATGGGAGCAATTTAGTCGTGCAAGCTACATTTGAGCATGAGAATATCCAGAACATGCTGGACACGTATAAGGCAGGCGGACAAGGCAATCCGATATTTTATCACAAGGGAGAAGCACCGATTCTAAACCGCACGGCAAGCGAGCAGCTGACAAACGAGCTTGTCCGGTATTTGCAAAAAAACAAGCTGGAGGATACTTCCCAGCAAGTCATTACCCTGAATAACAAGAGCTACCTGATCAGTACAGTGAAATCGCTCTATCTGGATTGGTATTTGGTGGATATTGTTCCTCTCGATCAGATATTGGGACCGATATCATTTAGCCGTAACCTATTTTATCTAACGATGGTGCTGCTCTTTGTCGTCGGCATTTCTGCATCTATACTGTTGTACCGAAATGTACAGCGTCCGATCCGCAAGCTGATCCGCGGGCTTCAAAGCGTGCAAAAGGGGGATTTTTCCGTAAGAATTGACTCCAACGTCAACAATGAGTTTTCTTTCCTGTTCTACAGGTTCAATGATATGTCCAGTCAAATTCAACACTTAATCGAAAATGTGCTGTATGAGCAGCTCCGTACCCGGGAAGCCACATTAAAGCAATTACAGGCCCAGATTAACCCGCATTTTTTGTATAACTGTATTGGTTACATGATTAACATGGCTCAGTTGAAGGATGAGGAGGCTGTCGTATCCATGGGCTATAACCTGAGTGCATATTACCGTTATATTACGCGTATGGAGAGGCCGTTGGCATTACTTAGCGATGAAGTCCAGTTGATTATTAATTATTTGGATATTCAGAAGCTTCGCAACGGTAGAATTCATTATCATATCGACATTCCGGAGGAGATGCTGAAGCAGGAGGTACCACGGTTAATGCTGCAGCCGATTGTGGAAAATGCCGTCATACACGGGGTTGGGAAAACCTATAGCTCGGGAGAAATCCGGATCAAAGGCGAGCTGTCAGACGGTTTCTGCAGGCTTTATGTGGATGATGATGGACCGGGAATGACCGAGGAGCAGCTGGATACGCTTAACCGTAAAATGCGGGGACCCATTCAGGAAGATATGGGCTACGGTTTCTGGAATACGAATCAACGCATTATTCATCAATTTGGGGAGCGATCGTCTATGACTTTCCGAAAATCGGATCTGGGTGGATTTCGCACGGAAATCGTTTGGGTAACTGCTTCCGTAGAAGTGCATCACGAACCTAATATTCAAAAAGGGGATCAGCACACATGCAAATGA
- a CDS encoding copper amine oxidase N-terminal domain-containing protein, producing the protein MNTKQLITYASSFLLISALSAQTLLPASASSAPEKVNVQLTFNHAGLMISSQDAIIKNGVSYLSSSLLTNYAKLEMRWNQSGNRIEFTGFDKRLVIRIGSHTGLLDGKSVDLGSAPFLYKDELYLPAKFVVKALQGGAVHWDPKTRTLQADHLHRYPGMSENFEGALYSLSYDTGDLFVSSGKGNKQKIANLGTGLDIVHFKFEHTPQGLVVLRVFNIYGEPHLYTDDFILLLKNGSVIRQANIGFHNTFGEPALWADGKLLLNDGHTLRIIEDGTGKVLETVNLSSLMGTSGDNLVSYNVEAWYPDIALIRPTDTGLLTLVNRSTGNQTLLYKEFLKWNEQQPDEVNDPMFPGDHVYFTGRSGNKLNFNHTRGNVTQKFTHTLTTEK; encoded by the coding sequence TTGAATACAAAACAGCTGATAACATATGCTTCAAGCTTCTTGCTTATATCCGCCTTATCGGCTCAAACACTCCTTCCAGCATCGGCCAGCAGTGCGCCAGAAAAGGTCAACGTCCAACTTACGTTTAACCACGCAGGGTTAATGATATCCAGCCAGGATGCAATCATCAAGAATGGGGTCTCCTACCTCTCCAGCTCCCTACTGACAAACTATGCCAAGCTTGAGATGCGCTGGAATCAATCTGGTAATCGTATTGAATTTACGGGTTTTGATAAGCGCCTTGTTATTCGGATCGGCAGCCATACCGGCCTGCTTGACGGAAAATCCGTTGATCTTGGGTCCGCTCCCTTTCTTTATAAGGATGAGCTATATTTGCCTGCGAAATTTGTCGTCAAAGCTCTGCAGGGAGGAGCGGTTCACTGGGATCCCAAGACACGTACCCTTCAAGCCGACCATCTGCATCGTTATCCCGGCATGTCGGAAAATTTCGAAGGAGCTCTATATTCCTTATCCTATGATACCGGGGATCTCTTTGTCTCATCCGGCAAAGGAAATAAACAAAAAATAGCCAATCTCGGAACCGGGCTTGATATCGTCCATTTCAAATTCGAGCACACACCACAAGGATTGGTCGTTCTTCGCGTTTTTAACATATATGGCGAACCGCATCTGTATACGGATGATTTTATCTTATTGCTAAAGAATGGCTCTGTGATCCGTCAGGCAAATATCGGATTCCATAATACCTTCGGCGAACCGGCTCTCTGGGCTGACGGCAAACTTCTGCTAAATGATGGACACACCCTGCGTATCATCGAAGATGGTACTGGCAAGGTGCTTGAAACGGTCAATTTATCAAGTTTAATGGGTACTTCAGGTGATAACTTGGTCTCTTATAATGTCGAGGCCTGGTATCCGGATATTGCTCTTATTCGTCCTACGGATACCGGTCTTTTGACGCTCGTTAATCGTTCTACAGGGAATCAAACTCTTTTATACAAGGAATTCCTCAAATGGAATGAGCAACAGCCGGATGAAGTGAATGACCCCATGTTTCCTGGAGATCATGTATACTTTACTGGACGCAGTGGTAACAAGCTGAACTTTAATCACACCAGAGGAAATGTGACGCAAAAATTCACGCACACATTAACCACAGAAAAATAA
- a CDS encoding ABC transporter substrate-binding protein, protein MKKSSLLLLSMLVVFTMFLAACGSKTEDKNAASETPKTETETPKETEAPKKDVSLRVFSTFGGTDSAREAFQAALDEFTAKNPNVKINNDTMSANDDGFRTKVNTDMNSGNEPDLLFYFVGADAQGFVDAGKVVPMNDILDANPEWKAGFAPTALENTRMQDGNIYAIPLTGYYEGLFVNKKIFADNNLELPTDWDKLKTAVSTLSKKGIIPLAAPFDQSHYVIEHFMLSAAGAQGHNSGLADGIDPNWEKGYAAMKELYDLGAFPKDAATIDLGMASNYYGEGKAAMIIEGSWAAGAWKEPAVIDNTTIMPFPAMTGGAGNGKDLIGGFGSGFYLSKATFDNADKKDAAIELLKHMTSKAVIEKISLANGGIPAAAGVETKGATQVATEGFAMVAGAPSLNRPIDNVVSPETFGTLRAGVAEVVKGKKSPADALKEAKAIEDANKK, encoded by the coding sequence GTGAAAAAGTCATCTTTACTTCTTCTAAGCATGCTGGTCGTATTCACCATGTTCCTGGCCGCTTGCGGTAGTAAAACAGAGGACAAGAATGCAGCAAGTGAAACACCAAAGACAGAAACAGAAACACCAAAAGAAACAGAAGCTCCGAAAAAAGACGTATCCCTTCGCGTGTTCTCCACATTCGGCGGCACAGACTCCGCCCGCGAAGCTTTCCAGGCTGCGCTGGATGAATTTACGGCTAAAAACCCTAACGTGAAGATTAACAATGACACCATGTCAGCAAATGATGACGGTTTCAGAACGAAAGTAAATACAGACATGAACTCCGGCAATGAGCCTGACCTGCTGTTCTACTTCGTTGGAGCCGATGCTCAAGGATTTGTGGATGCGGGTAAGGTTGTTCCTATGAACGATATTCTGGATGCTAATCCGGAATGGAAAGCGGGATTTGCACCGACGGCTCTTGAGAATACAAGAATGCAAGACGGCAATATTTATGCGATTCCGTTGACAGGATATTACGAAGGTCTGTTCGTCAATAAAAAGATCTTTGCTGACAACAATCTGGAACTCCCTACAGACTGGGATAAATTAAAAACAGCAGTATCAACATTATCCAAAAAGGGTATCATTCCACTCGCTGCTCCATTTGACCAATCTCACTATGTCATCGAGCACTTCATGCTTTCCGCAGCAGGTGCTCAGGGCCACAACAGCGGCTTGGCAGACGGAATCGATCCCAACTGGGAAAAAGGTTATGCTGCTATGAAAGAATTGTATGACCTTGGCGCATTCCCTAAAGACGCTGCAACGATCGATCTGGGTATGGCATCCAACTACTATGGCGAAGGTAAAGCTGCAATGATTATCGAGGGTTCATGGGCTGCCGGCGCCTGGAAAGAGCCAGCTGTGATCGACAATACAACGATTATGCCTTTCCCTGCAATGACTGGCGGTGCGGGTAACGGTAAAGACCTTATCGGTGGCTTTGGTAGCGGTTTCTACCTGTCCAAAGCAACGTTTGACAATGCAGACAAGAAAGATGCTGCGATTGAATTGCTCAAACATATGACTTCAAAAGCAGTAATTGAAAAGATTTCACTTGCTAACGGCGGTATTCCTGCAGCTGCTGGCGTTGAAACCAAAGGTGCAACTCAAGTGGCAACAGAAGGTTTTGCAATGGTTGCAGGTGCGCCATCGCTGAACAGACCAATTGACAACGTGGTATCCCCGGAAACATTCGGAACGCTGCGTGCAGGGGTTGCAGAAGTTGTGAAAGGCAAGAAATCACCGGCTGATGCACTTAAAGAAGCTAAGGCCATTGAGGATGCGAATAAGAAGTAA